From the Tripterygium wilfordii isolate XIE 37 chromosome 6, ASM1340144v1, whole genome shotgun sequence genome, one window contains:
- the LOC120001096 gene encoding leucine-rich repeat protein 1-like, giving the protein MEISRSLFHFFVLVLLLLLTSSTPTNANVEGDALFSLRRAVKDPHNLLQSWDPTLVDPCTWFHVTCDSDNRVTRLDLGSAKLSGNLVPELGKLERLQYLELYMNELVGPIPEEFGGLKSLVSLDLYRNNLTGTIPSSLSKLSNLKFLRLNGNRLSGRIPRELTKLGNLKIIELSDNDLCGTIPTSGTFSKFSQESFSNNPRLEGPELMGFVRYDVGGNCK; this is encoded by the exons ATGGAAATCTCTAGATCgctctttcatttttttgttcttgttcttctgCTTCTACTTACATCTTCAACACCAACGAATGCGAACGTAGAAG GGGATGCTCTGTTTTCGTTGAGAAGAGCCGTGAAAGACCCACATAATCTTCTGCAGAGCTGGGATCCAACCTTGGTGGATCCTTGTACTTGGTTTCATGTCACTTGCGACAGTGATAATCGAGTCACTCGATT AGACCTAGGAAGTGCGAAGCTGTCTGGAAATCTAGTGCCTGAACTGGGGAAGCTTGAACGGCTTCAATATTT AGAACTGTACATGAACGAACTGGTGGGTCCAATTCCAGAGGAATTTGGAGGACTGAAGAGCCTTGTAAGCTTGGATTTATATCGCAACAACCTCACTGGGACCATACCTTCTTCACTCTCCAAGCTTTCCAACCTCAAATTCCT GAGATTGAATGGTAACAGACTGAGTGGAAGAATACCAAGAGAACTAACCAAACTTGGAAACCTAAAGATCAT TGAATTGTCAGACAATGATTTATGCGGTACCATTCCTACCTCAGGCACCTTCTCCAAGTTCTCACAAGAAAG TTTCAGTAACAATCCAAGACTTGAAGGACCAGAGCTTATGGGTTTTGTGAGATATGATGTAGGAGGGAACTGTAAATGA
- the LOC120001088 gene encoding uncharacterized protein At2g33490-like, whose translation MKTSLRKLRGFALHRHGDPSKDRTDLRTPPQLDHLTQASQDMEDMRDCYDSLLSAAAATANSAYEFSESLREMGACLLEKTALNDDEESGKVLLMLGKMQFELQKLIDTYRSHIFQTITVPSESLLNELQTVEEMKRQCDEKRDVYEHMVATYREKGRAKGGRGESFSVQQLQAAHEEYDEKATLFVFRLKSLKQGQSRSLLTQAARHHAAQLCFFKKALKSLEIVEPHVKSVTEQQHIDYHFSELEDDDGDDGDDVEDDDDLHDGELSFDYSQKDHQQHDVSTSRNSMEEDITFPRVARLENSKLDQEDITSPHVAKLEASKDNLNRRYRRSFSYRGEFRPASLSAPLYFENKSDPSEKMKQRRPSSTHKFNTYVLPTPVNTNSSHSTGQGNAIHNTLQASLSGRSNNLWHSSPLVPKKYEEMLGNEKSSQFTVKSSQSVLRESNSKTASSQVPPPLTDGLLISHLDPLVASVSKKIKRQAFSGPLMHKPWPKTVTVEHPQMFSGPLLRKPVPQKPSASPKVSPSAFPTFMSSPKISELHELPRPPSIPTSKSSRPKGLVGHSAPLMSKGQVLPQTNKLVAPNAASPLPTPSPATTCSFSIPSSSPMETTMQVPKSVEVLRTADMAEEIASPPLTPISLPLDQIQSGGLEIVNQTVQSGRNIRAS comes from the exons atgaagacttCTCTTAGAAAGCTACGAGGGTTTGCACTTCACAGACACGGAGACCCTTCCAAGGACCGTACGGATCTCCGCACTCCGCCTCAATTAGACCACCTAACTCAAGCTTCTCAG GACATGGAGGACATGAGAGATTGCTATGATAGCTTACTTTCTGCTGCCGCAGCAACAGCTAATAGTGCTTATG AATTTTCGGAGTCATTGCGGGAAATGGGTGCTTGCCTTCTTGAGAAAACTGCattaaatgatgatgaagagAGTG GTAAAGTTTTGCTTATGCTTGGAAAAATGCAATTTGAACTACAGAAACTTATCGATACCTAT CGTTCTCATATATTCCAAACAATCACAGTCCCATCAGAGTCCCTTCTCAATGAACTTCAAACAGTCGAG GAGATGAAACGACAATGCGATGAGAAAAG AGATGTATATGAGCACATGGTAGCTACATACAGAGAAAAGGGGAGAGCAAAAGGTGGGAGGGGAGAAAGTTTTTCTGTACAGCAGCTACAAGCTGCTCACGAAGAATATGATGAGAAGGCAACTCTCTTTGTCTTTCGTTTGAAATCTCTTAAGCAAGGTCAATCCAGAAGTCTTCTTACACAGGCAGCTAGGCACCATGCCGCTcag CTGTGCTTCTTCAAGAAAGCTCTAAAGTCACTTGAAATTGTCGAGCCACATGTGAAATCAGTCACTGAACAGCAACATATTGATTACCACTTCAGtgaacttgaagatgatgatggagACGATGGTGATGATgtagaggatgatgatgatctgcATGATGGGGAGTTGAGTTTTGACTATTCACAAAAGGACCATCAGCAACATGATGTTTCTACGTCTAGAAACTCAATGGAG GAAGACATTACATTTCCCCGTGTTGCAAGATTAGAAAATTCGAAG TTGGATCAAGAAGACATTACATCTCCCCATGTTGCAAAATTAGAAGCTTCAAAG GACAATCTGAACAGAAGATACAGACGGTCCTTTTCTTATAGGGGAGAATTCAGGCCAGCCAGCCTATCAGCTCCGCTGTATTTTGAAAATAAGTCCGATCCATCTGAAAAGATGAAGCAAAGGCGGCCATCGTCAACGCATAAGTTCAACACTTATGTACTACCCACCCCAGTTAATACAAATAGTTCACATTCTACAGGACAAGGTAATGCGATTCATAATACATTACAAGCAAGTTTGAGCGGCCGCTCAAACAATTTGTGGCATTCATCACCCCTGGTACCAAAGAAATACGAAGAAATGCTGGGTAACGAGAAATCTTCGCAATTCACTGTGAAAAGTTCGCAGTCGGTTCTCAGAGAAAGCAACAGTAAAACTGCATCCAGTCAAGTGCCTCCACCTTTGACTGATGGGCTCCTAATCTCCCACCTTGATCCACTGGTAGCTTCTGTttccaaaaaaatcaaaagacagGCCTTTTCTGGTCCACTTATGCATAAACCATGGCCTAAAACTGTGACGGTGGAGCATCCTCAGATGTTCTCAGGACCTCTTTTGCGCAAGCCAGTGCCTCAAAAACCATCAGCATCTCCAAAAGTATCTCCAAGTGCTTTCCCTACTTTTATGTCATCACCCAAAATTAGTGAGCTTCATGAGCTGCCAAGGCCCCCTTCCATCCCAACTTCAAAGTCTTCAAGACCGAAAGGATTGGTTGGTCATTCAGCTCCCTTGATGTCCAAAGGTCAAGTTCTTCCCCAGACAAATAAATTAGTGGCACCAAATGCAGCATCTCCACTGCCAACCCCTTCTCCGGCCACGACTTGCAGTTTCTCCATACCTTCAAGCAGTCCTATGGAGACTACAATGCAGGTGCCCAAATCAGTTGAAGTCTTGCGGACTGCAGATATGGCTGAAGAAATTGCTTCACCACCTCTAACACCAATATCCTTACCTTTAGACCAGATACAATCTGGTGGCTTAGAGATTGTGAATCAAACTGTTCAAAGTGGACGTAATATCAGAGCCTCGTAG
- the LOC120001092 gene encoding pyruvate dehydrogenase E1 component subunit beta-1, mitochondrial, whose translation MWGVVSQKVLGQSLQHLRPAASAWRGFASATKEMNVRDALNSALDEEMSADPKVFLMGEEVGEYQGAYKITKGLLDKYGPERVLDTPITEAGFTGIGVGAAYYGLKPIVEFMTFNFSMQAIDHIINSAAKSNYMSAGQISVPIVFRGPNGAAAGVGAQHSQCYAAWYASCPGLKVLSPYSSEDARGLLKAAIRDPDPVVFLENELLYGESFPVSDEVLDSSFCLPIGKAKIEREGKDVTITAFSKMVGYALKAAETLEKEGISAEVINLRSIRPLDRATINSSVRKTNRLVTVEEGFPQHGVGAEICTSVVEDSFAYLDAPVERISGVDVPMPYAANLERMAVPQVEDIVRAAKRACYRSVPMAATA comes from the exons ATGTGGGGGGTTGTTAGCCAAAAG GTTTTGGGACAGTCCTTGCAACACCTTCGCCCCGCAGCATCTGCATGGAGAGGTTTTGCCTCTGCAACAAAAGAG ATGAATGTGAGAGATGCCCTAAACTCCGCCCTTGACGAAGAAATGTCAGCTGATCCTAAGGTCTTCTTGATGGGTGAAGAG GTTGGAGAATATCAAGGTGCATACaag ATTACCAAGGGGCTATTGGACAAGTATGGCCCTGAGAGGGTTCTTGATACCCCGATTACAGAG GCTGGTTTTACTGGGATCGGAGTTGGTGCTGCGTACTATGGTCTTAAGCCTATTGTGGAGTTTATGACCTTCAACTTCTCAATGCAG GCAATCGATCACATCATAAATTCTGCTGCAAAATCAAACTACATGTCTGCTGGTCAGATATCTGTGCCAATTGTTTTCAGAGGACCCAATGGTGCTGCTGCTGGAGTTGGTGCGCAACATTCGCAA TGTTATGCAGCATGGTATGCCTCTTGTCCTGGTTTGAAAGTGCTATCCCCGTACTCATCTGAAGATGCTCGTGGACTGCTAAAAGCTGCAATAAGGGACCCAGATCCTGTTGTTTTTCTTGAAAATGAGTTATT gTATGGTGAATCCTTCCCTGTTTCTGATGAAGTACTTGATTCCAGTTTTTGCCTTCCAATAGGGAAAGCTAAG AttgagagagaaggaaaggaTGTGACAATTACAGCATTTTCGAAAATGGTTGGGTATGCGCTCAAG GCAGCAGAAACACTTGAGAAAGAGGGAATTAGTGCTGAG GTTATAAATTTACGTTCCATTAGGCCATTGGATAGGGCCACAATCAATTCTTCTGTCAGGAAAACCAACAGACTGGTAACAGTTGAAGAAGGATTTCCTCAGCATGGTGTTGGGGCCGAAATATG CACATCTGTAGTTGAGGACAGCTTCGCTTATCTTGATGCTCCGGTTGAGAGGATCTCTGGAGTTGATGTTCCCATGCCATATGCTGCCAATCTTGAGAGAATGGCTGTCCCTCAG GTTGAAGATATAGTCCGTGCAGCCAAGAGAGCTTGCTACAGATCTGTCCCAATGGCTGCAACTGCCTAG
- the LOC120001091 gene encoding serine/threonine-protein kinase PBS1-like, producing MGCFPCFDSREEEELNPVQDHDDAKQSQPTVSPHISRLSSGVERLRSRSNGGSKREIPGVRDGLPAGQIAAQTFTFRELAAATKNFRPECFLGEGGFGRVYKGRLESTGQVVAVKQLDRNGLQGNREFLVEVLMLSLLHHSNLVSLIGYCADGDQRLLVYEFMALGSLEDHLHDLPPDKEPLDWNTRMKIAAGAAKGLEYLHDKANPPVIYRDFKSSNILLDEGFQPKLSDFGLAKLGPVGDKSHVSTRVMGTYGYCAPEYAMTGQLTVKSDVYSFGVVFLELITGRKAIDSTKPHGEQNLVAWARPLFNDRRKFSKLADPRLEGHYPMRGLYQALAVASMCIQEQAATRPLIGDVVTALSYLANQSYDPNSHGYKGLGDRDEKRNRDERGGRILKNEEGRGSGRRWELEGSEKEDSPRETARMLNRDLDRERAVAEAKMWGENWREKRRQSAQGSFDGSNGSSR from the exons ATGGGTTGTTTCCCTTGTTTCGATTCAAGAGAGGAGGAGGAACTGAATCCAGTGCAAGATCATGATGATGCAAAACAAAGCCAGCCAACAGTCTCCCCTCACATTTCCAGATTGTCTTCTG GAGTAGAGAGACTCAGATCAAGAAGCAATGGAGGTTCTAAGAGGGAAATACCTGGTGTAAGGGATGGGCTTCCTGCTGGCCAAATTGCTGCTCAAACATTTACTTTTCGTGAGCTTGCTGCTGCAACTAAGAATTTCAGGCCAGAGTGCTTCTTAGGAGAAGGAGGATTTGGACGTGTATATAAGGGACGACTGGAAAGCACTGGTCAG GTCGTTGCTGTAAAACAATTGGATAGAAATGGTCTACAAGGTAACAGGGAATTTCTAGTGGAAGTCCTCATGCTTAGCCTTCTTCATCATTCAAACTTAGTGAGCTTGATTGGCTACTGTGCTGATGGGGATCAGCGCCTCCTTGTCTATGAGTTTATGGCTTTGGGATCTTTGGAAGATCACCTTCATG ATCTTCCACCTGATAAGGAACCCTTGGATTGGAACACAAGAATGAAAATAGCTGCTGGTGCAGCTAAAGGTTTGGAGTACCTGCATGATAAAGCGAACCCTCCAGTAATTTATAGGGATTTCAAGTCATCCAACATATTATTGGATGAAGGCTTTCAACCAAAGCTTTCTGATTTTGGCCTTGCAAAGCTTGGTCCTGTTGGGGACAAGTCGCATGTTTCCACCAGGGTTATGGGTACTTATGGTTATTGTGCCCCTGAATATGCTATGACCGGACAGCTGACAGTGAAATCTGATGTCTATAGTTTTGGAGTAGTCTTCTTAGAGCTGATTACTGGACGCAAAGCAATTGACAGCACCAAACCCCATGGGGAGCAGAACCTTGTTGCATGG GCACGTCCACTTTTCAACGATCGCAGGAAGTTTTCGAAACTGGCAGATCCACGGCTGGAAGGTCACTATCCAATGCGGGGTCTCTACCAAGCATTAGCTGTTGCATCCATGTGCATCCAAGAACAGGCTGCTACTCGTCCTCTCATTGGGGATGTGGTTACTGCACTATCTTATCTGGCGAACCAGTCATACGACCCCAACTCTCATGGCTACAAAGGTTTAGGAGATAGGGATGAGAAGAGAAACAGAGATGAGAGAGGTGGAAGGATATTAAAGAACGAGGAAGGCAGAGGATCTGGACGTAGATGGGAGTTGGAAGGATCTGAGAAAGAGGACTCCCCGAGAGAAACTGCAAGGATGCTAAACAGGGATTTAGATAGAGAACGAGCTGTTGCTGAGGCTAAGATGTGGGGAGAGAATTGGcgagaaaaaagaagacaaagcgCACAAGGCAGTTTTGATGGCAGTAACGGTAGTAGCCGGTGA
- the LOC120001095 gene encoding bidirectional sugar transporter N3-like, giving the protein MGLMNSHHPLAFTFGILGNIASVLVYLAPLTTFYRIYRKKSTQGFDSLPYLVPLFSAMLWLYYAMLKTDAFLLITINSFGCVIETIYISIYIAYATKDSRIFTIKVLAFMNMGAFSLIVLLAHFLSGGSTRVAVLGWICVAVSVSVFASPLSVVAQVIKTKSVEFLPINLTFFLTLTAITWFFYGLFVHDFCVALPNVIGFVLGLVQMLLYGFYRNAKSVKEENRIPENLKSVVILGTIGNSEVYPVDVQLYGKEIDTNGNGVKEEKQSEEQENNKENQNENIKEDEQTDEQQKSKEDECPV; this is encoded by the exons ATGGGTCTAATGAACTCTCACCACCCATTGGCATTCACATTTGGAATCctag GTAACATTGCCTCAGTCTTGGTGTATCTGGCTCCACT GACAACATTCTACAGAATTTACAGGAAAAAATCAACTCAAGGCTTTGACTCTCTGCCTTACCTAGTACCATTATTTAGTGCAATGCTCTGGCTTTACTATGCAATGCTCAAAACAGATGCTTTCCTGCTCATCACCATCAACTCATTCGGATGTGTCATTGAGACCATTTACATTTCCATCTACATTGCCTATGCAACAAAAGACAGCAGG ATTTTCACTATCAAAGTTCTTGCATTTATGAACATGGGGGCATTCTCTTTGATCGTTCTCCTTGCACATTTTCTCTCTGGAGGTTCCACTCGCGTCGCGGTTCTGGGTTGGATTTGTGTTGCTGTTTCCGTCAGTGTTTTCGCTTCCCCGTTAAGCGTTGTG GCACAAGTTATAAAGACAAAGAGTGTAGAGTTCTTGCCGATCAATTTAACATTCTTCCTTACACTAACTGCAATCACTTGGTTCTTCTATGGCCTATTTGTACATGATTTCTGTGTAGCT CTCCCGAATGTCATTGGTTTCGTATTGGGACTGGTACAGATGCTGCTCTACGGATTCTACAGGAATGCCAAGAGTGTTAAAGAGGAGAACAGAATTCCAGAGAACTTGAAGAGTGTTGTGATTCTTGGAACAATAGGGAATTCAGAGGTATACCCTGTTGATGTCCAGTTATACGGCAAGGAGATCGACACGAATGGAAACGGTGTTAAGGAGGAGAAGCAAAGTGAGGAACAAGAAAATAACAAGGAAAACCAGAATGAAAATATCAAGGAAGATGAACAAACTGATGAGCAACAGAAGAGCAAGGAAGACGAATGCCCGGTGTGA
- the LOC120001094 gene encoding uncharacterized protein LOC120001094, whose amino-acid sequence MMNAVVTLFVTLIAVADIQSALALPSTAPAFLWSPHHDEFSSKGMKDAVNYRTISPKDLAKSVLSEGDWANLLCSEKKLQQHMEVALVFVGRELLSSDISGNKYADTALLDMLKVSYTMSNFSLAFPYVAASGEQTMENILLSGFMETCGWDSAISKVAISESCSVDGENLQRLAVVDLDFLVSNMEKRSNGQANLVVFCHGGSHSGQGPSRPKPESEIFSEVISSMEQSGAKYSVLYVSDPLRSIQYPTYRELERFLAEGVQGNRSLDSKVCDEVCKIKSSLLEGLFVAIVFLIILISGLCCMMGIDTPTRFEAPQES is encoded by the exons ATGATGAATGCTGTGGTGACTTTATTCGTGACATTGATAGCCGTAGCTGATATTCAATCTGCTTTGGCTTTGCCATCAACCGCCCCAGCATTTTTGTGGTCTCCTCACCACGATGA GTTTTCAAGTAAAGGAATGAAGGATGCTGTTAACTATCGGACCATCTCCCCGAAGGATCTGGCAAAGTCTGTTCTGTCAGAAGGAGACTGGGCAAACTTACTG TGTTCGGAAAAGAAACTTCAGCAGCATATGGAAGTGGCACTTGTTTTTGTTGGCAGGGAG TTGTTATCCTCAGACATCTCTGGAAACAAATATGCAGACACAGCTCTTTTGGACATGCTCAAG GTCTCTTATACAATGTCAAATTTCTCCCTGGCATTTCCATATGTTGCTGCATCAGGGGAGCAGACAATGGAAAATATTTTGTTATCTGGGTTTATGGAGACTTGTGGGTGGGACTCAGCAATCAGTAAGGTTGCTATTTCAGAGTCATGCTCTGTAGATGGCGAAAACCTCCAAAGGCTTGCAGTTGTTGACTTG gacTTTCTTGTTTCAAATATGGAAAAGAGATCTAATGGGCAAGCAAACCTAGTTGTGTTCTGTCACGGAGGCTCTCACTCTGGGCAAGGACCCAGTCGACCAAAACCTGAAA GTGAAATTTTCTCTGAGGTTATCAGTTCCATGGAGCAGTCTGGGGCAAAATATTCAGTCCTTTATGTTTCGGATCCCTTGAGGTCTATTCAATATCCTACCTATCGGGAACTAGAAAGGTTTCTTGCAGAAGGCGTGCAAGGAAACAGGTCGCTTGATTCCAAAGTTTGTGATGAAGTTTGCAAGATTAAGTCATCACTTTTGGAGGGACTTTTCGTG GCGATTGTTTTTCTTATCATACTAATATCAGGCCTTTGCTGTATGATGGGCATTGATACTCCAACAAGATTTGAGGCACCTCAAGAGTCTTGA
- the LOC119999519 gene encoding sigma intracellular receptor 2-like, with the protein MGAIGKLLDIVLFPFFLTIALAAPLMDSQLILPHGLYPDYLINLKQWYTREFSDYLFVEEPNFFVGLIWLELFFQWPLSLINLYAILGAKSWLPTTCLIYGASFFTTMVAISTELILSGKASDKMLKTYLPLLGFSVLAILRGLMPPSGKATSESESAKLARKKKA; encoded by the exons ATGGGTGCCATAGGGAAGCTACTAGACATCGTTCTCTTCCCCTTCTTCTTGACAATCGCGTTGGCCGCGCCTTTAATGGACTCTCAATTGATTCTTCCTCACGGTCTCTACCCGGACTATCTGATCAATCTCAAGCAATGGTACACTCGCGAGTTCAGCGACTATCTCTTCGTCGAGGAACCCAATTTTTTTGTCGGGCTTATCTGGCTTGAGCTGTTCTTCCAGTGGCCTCTCAGTCTGATCAATTTATACGCAATTTTGGGTGCCAAGTCCTGGTTGCCCACCACCTGTTTGATATATGGCGCTTCATTTTTTACTACAATG GTTGCTATATCGACAGAGCTGATACTGTCAGGTAAGGCTTCTGATAAGATGCTGAAGACGTATCTGCCGTTACTTGGATTTAGTGTTTTGGCGATTTTACGTGGGCTGATGCCACCGTCTGGTAAGGCTACGTCTGAGTCTGAGTCTGCAAAATTGGCTAGAAAGAAGAAGGCTTGA